Proteins encoded together in one Arvicanthis niloticus isolate mArvNil1 chromosome 7, mArvNil1.pat.X, whole genome shotgun sequence window:
- the Rchy1 gene encoding RING finger and CHY zinc finger domain-containing protein 1 isoform X1 — protein sequence MAATAQEDGVRNLAQGPRGCEHYDRACLLKAPCCDKLYTCRLCHDTNEDHQLDRFQVKEVQCINCEKLQHAQQTCEDCSTLFGEYYCNICHLFDKDKKQYHCDNCGICRIGPKEDFFHCLKCNLCLAMNLRGKHKCIENVSRQNCPICLEDIHTSRVVAHVLPCGHLLHRTCYEEMLKEGYRCPLCMHSALDMTRYWRQLDNEVAQTPMPSEYQNVTVDILCNDCNGRSTVQFHILGMKCKLCDSYNTAQAGGRRVSGDQQ from the exons atggcGGCGACGGCGCAGGAAGATGGCGTCCGCAACCTGGCGCAAGGGCCGCGGGGCTGCGAGCACTATGACAGAGCCTGTCTCCTCAAG GCACCTTGTTGTGACAAGCTGTATACTTGCCGGCTGTGTCATGATACCAATGAAGATCACCAGCTGGATCGTTTCCAAGTGAAGGAGGTGCAGTGCATCAACTGTGAAAAACTCCAGCAC GCCCAGCAGACTTGTGAAGACTGTAGCACATTGTTTGGAGAATATTACTGCAATATTTGCCACCTGTTTGACAAAGATAAGAAGCAGTATCATTGTGACAACTGTGGGATTTGTAG GATTGGTCCAAAGGAAGATTTTTTCCATTGCTTGAAATGTAACTTATGCCTAGCCATGAATCTTCGAGGAAAACATAAG TGCATTGAAAATGTTTCCCGGCAGAATTGTCCGATATGCTTGGAG gaCATTCACACCTCCCGTGTTGTTGCTCATGTCTTGCCATGTGGGCATCTCCTACATAG AACGTGTTATGAAGAAATGTTGAAAGA AGGTTACAGATGCCCATTGTGTATGCATTCTGCTTTAGACATGACTCGGTACTGGAGGCAATTAGATAATGAGGTAGCACAGACTCCTATGCCATCGGAATACCAGAATGTGACTGTTGAC ATTCTCTGCAATGACTGTAATGGACGATCCACAGTCCAGTTCCATATCTTAGGGATGAAATGTAAGCTTTGTGACTCCTACAATACTGCTCAAGCTGGAGGCCGTAGAGTATCAGGGGATCAGCAGTGA
- the Rchy1 gene encoding RING finger and CHY zinc finger domain-containing protein 1 isoform X2 — translation MASATWRKGRGAASTMTEPVSSRIGPKEDFFHCLKCNLCLAMNLRGKHKCIENVSRQNCPICLEDIHTSRVVAHVLPCGHLLHRTCYEEMLKEGYRCPLCMHSALDMTRYWRQLDNEVAQTPMPSEYQNVTVDILCNDCNGRSTVQFHILGMKCKLCDSYNTAQAGGRRVSGDQQ, via the exons ATGGCGTCCGCAACCTGGCGCAAGGGCCGCGGGGCTGCGAGCACTATGACAGAGCCTGTCTCCTCAAG GATTGGTCCAAAGGAAGATTTTTTCCATTGCTTGAAATGTAACTTATGCCTAGCCATGAATCTTCGAGGAAAACATAAG TGCATTGAAAATGTTTCCCGGCAGAATTGTCCGATATGCTTGGAG gaCATTCACACCTCCCGTGTTGTTGCTCATGTCTTGCCATGTGGGCATCTCCTACATAG AACGTGTTATGAAGAAATGTTGAAAGA AGGTTACAGATGCCCATTGTGTATGCATTCTGCTTTAGACATGACTCGGTACTGGAGGCAATTAGATAATGAGGTAGCACAGACTCCTATGCCATCGGAATACCAGAATGTGACTGTTGAC ATTCTCTGCAATGACTGTAATGGACGATCCACAGTCCAGTTCCATATCTTAGGGATGAAATGTAAGCTTTGTGACTCCTACAATACTGCTCAAGCTGGAGGCCGTAGAGTATCAGGGGATCAGCAGTGA
- the Thap6 gene encoding LOW QUALITY PROTEIN: THAP domain-containing protein 6 (The sequence of the model RefSeq protein was modified relative to this genomic sequence to represent the inferred CDS: inserted 1 base in 1 codon; substituted 3 bases at 3 genomic stop codons), protein MVKCCSAIGCASPCLPNSKLKGLTFHVFPTDENIKRKWVLAMKRLDVNTAGIWEPKKGDVLCSRHFKKTDFDRSTPNTKLKPXVPSVFESPCHLQEKREKLHXRKNFILKTLPVINHGHQLVGASCIEEFQPQFIFEHSYSVMDSPKKLKHKLDHVIIELENAKESLQNVLDXEKHFQKSLRKTIRELKDESLISQETANRLDAFCXECCHESTG, encoded by the exons ATGGTGAAATGTTGCTCGGCCATTGGATGTGCTTCTCCCTGCTTGCCAAATTCCAAGTTAAAAGGACTAACATTTCATGT atTCCCCACAGATGAAAACATCAAAAGAAAGTGGGTATTAGCCATGAAAAGACTAGATGTGAATACTGCAGGCATTTGGGAGCCTAAAAAAGGAGATGTGCTATGTTCAAGGCACTTCAAGAAGACAGACTTTGACAGAAGCACTCCAAACACTAAGCTGAAAC CTGTCCCTTCTGTCTTTGAATCCCCCTGTCACTTGCAG gagaaaagagaaaaacttcaTT aaagaaaaaacttcatTCTCAAAACCCTTCCCGTCATTAACCATGGTCACCAACTTGTTGGAGCCTCATGCATTGAAGAATTCCAACCCCAGTTCATTTTT GAACATAGCTACAGTGTTATGGACAGTCCAAAGAAACTTAAGCATAAATTAGATCATGTGATAATCGAGTTGGAGAATGCCAAGGAAAGCCTACAGAATGTTTTGGActgagaaaaacattttcaaaaatcattgaGGAAGACAATCAGGGAATTAAAGGATGAAAGTCTGATCAGCCAGGAAACAGCCAATAGACTGGATGCTTTCTGTTGAGAGTGTTGTCATGAAAGCACAGGATGA